Proteins encoded within one genomic window of Verrucomicrobiales bacterium:
- a CDS encoding phosphoglucomutase/phosphomannomutase family protein — protein sequence MSSPTAIKFGTDGWRAVIAEEFTFANLERVAQATAAHWNHHPLPDCQQRVVVGYDRRFLSNEFALRTAEILAGNGFDVLLTSRPTPTPAVSYLVKKEQAIGGVMITASHNPAIFNGFKLKAEFGGSAETAVCQAIEARLDESPVRATDLSEAKRSKQIRVLDLIPTHLRAIKRLVDFKLIARSKIRFAHDAMYGVGAGCFEELLGGTSCEVTTLNSAHNPSFGGINPEPIAKNYTASSAWLRKHPHDICLVTDGDADRVGGMDGRGNPLSTHQLICLLLLHFIHHRREKGRMVKALTTTSMVEKICAEYGLECTETAVGFKYVAAEIMKGGVLLGAEESGGIAFPGHVPERDGILAGLMLLEMLATERQPLTKMLAGLERKYGPHRYARIDTRFPLEKRAALMDFCRSNPPERLLRSPVCEVKAYDGVKFIARDGSWLMLRGSGTEPILRIYAEAPSDAAAQKLLKVGTMLTQQV from the coding sequence ATGAGCAGTCCAACTGCAATTAAGTTTGGCACGGACGGCTGGCGCGCGGTGATTGCCGAAGAGTTTACCTTCGCCAATCTCGAACGGGTTGCCCAAGCGACGGCGGCCCACTGGAACCATCATCCTTTGCCCGATTGTCAGCAACGCGTGGTGGTGGGCTACGATCGGCGGTTCCTCTCCAACGAATTTGCCCTGCGCACCGCCGAAATTCTAGCTGGCAACGGCTTCGATGTGCTCCTGACTTCCCGGCCCACCCCAACCCCGGCTGTATCCTATTTGGTCAAGAAAGAGCAGGCCATCGGGGGCGTGATGATCACCGCCAGCCACAACCCGGCCATCTTCAATGGCTTCAAATTGAAGGCCGAGTTCGGTGGCTCGGCCGAAACCGCAGTCTGCCAGGCCATCGAGGCACGACTGGATGAAAGCCCAGTTCGGGCTACTGACCTGTCAGAGGCGAAACGGAGCAAACAGATCCGTGTCCTGGACCTCATCCCGACGCATCTGCGTGCCATCAAACGCCTGGTCGACTTTAAGCTCATCGCCCGCTCCAAAATACGCTTCGCTCACGACGCCATGTATGGCGTTGGAGCGGGCTGCTTCGAGGAATTGCTGGGGGGCACCAGCTGCGAAGTCACCACGCTCAACTCCGCCCACAACCCGTCATTCGGCGGCATCAACCCCGAACCCATCGCCAAAAACTACACCGCCAGCTCCGCCTGGCTGCGCAAGCATCCCCATGACATCTGCCTCGTGACCGATGGCGATGCGGATCGCGTGGGCGGCATGGACGGGCGAGGCAATCCGCTCTCAACCCACCAACTCATTTGTCTGCTGCTGCTGCACTTCATCCATCACCGACGCGAAAAAGGCCGAATGGTGAAAGCGTTGACCACCACTTCCATGGTGGAAAAGATCTGTGCTGAATACGGCCTGGAGTGCACTGAAACCGCAGTAGGTTTCAAATACGTCGCGGCGGAGATCATGAAAGGCGGGGTGCTGCTCGGGGCCGAGGAGAGCGGTGGCATCGCCTTCCCCGGTCATGTCCCGGAACGGGATGGGATACTCGCGGGCCTCATGCTATTGGAGATGCTCGCCACCGAGCGTCAGCCTCTCACCAAGATGCTGGCGGGCCTGGAGCGAAAGTATGGACCTCATCGATACGCGCGTATCGACACCCGATTCCCCTTGGAAAAACGGGCCGCCTTGATGGATTTCTGCCGGTCCAATCCCCCCGAACGCCTGCTCCGCTCTCCCGTGTGCGAGGTCAAAGCCTACGATGGCGTCAAGTTCATCGCTCGAGATGGGTCCTGGCTGATGCTTCGGGGCTCCGGGACCGAACCGATCCTCCGCATCTATGCCGAGGCTCCCTCCGATGCCGCAGCTCAGAAACTGCTGAAGGTCGGGACGATGCTGACCCAGCAGGTCTAG
- a CDS encoding zinc ribbon domain-containing protein, which produces MPLYEYELCEGTCLACSGKFTLRRPLSAPELTKCPACKRPVRKILSNFNTPSITKPLSVSDAKKAGFTVLKRVNKGEYERQ; this is translated from the coding sequence ATGCCGCTTTACGAATATGAGCTTTGTGAGGGCACCTGCCTCGCGTGCAGTGGCAAGTTCACTCTGCGTCGCCCCCTGAGCGCCCCCGAGTTGACGAAGTGTCCGGCCTGCAAGCGGCCGGTGCGAAAGATTTTGTCCAACTTCAACACGCCCTCCATCACCAAGCCTCTGTCGGTCTCCGACGCCAAGAAAGCGGGGTTCACCGTGCTGAAGCGAGTGAACAAAGGGGAATACGAGCGGCAGTAG
- the lspA gene encoding signal peptidase II, producing MPLNQNQRIALVAGSIFLLDQVSKLAVVKGLGLELNAERVLIPGFFKLVHWGNTGAAWSMFHGNNGFLAAIALVAIFALIWKRHYFEAHRLGGQIALGLITGGIAGNLLDRLRVNHVIDFLYFYVERRGVGLGSVDLEAGFPAFNVADSAICCGVSLLFLFSLQSEDPEPRTSGKS from the coding sequence ATGCCCCTCAATCAAAATCAGCGTATCGCCTTGGTGGCTGGGTCCATCTTTCTGCTGGATCAGGTCTCCAAACTTGCGGTCGTGAAAGGCCTGGGGTTGGAGCTCAATGCAGAGCGAGTTCTCATTCCCGGCTTTTTCAAGCTGGTCCATTGGGGCAACACGGGCGCGGCATGGAGCATGTTTCACGGGAATAATGGGTTCCTCGCTGCGATAGCCCTGGTGGCCATCTTTGCTTTGATCTGGAAACGACATTATTTTGAGGCTCACCGGTTGGGCGGACAGATCGCGCTCGGCCTCATTACCGGTGGCATCGCCGGCAATTTGCTCGACCGGTTGCGGGTCAATCATGTCATCGACTTCCTGTATTTTTATGTGGAGCGCAGGGGTGTCGGGTTAGGGAGCGTGGATTTGGAGGCGGGATTCCCTGCTTTCAATGTGGCGGATAGCGCGATTTGTTGCGGGGTCTCCCTCCTGTTTCTGTTCTCCCTCCAATCAGAGGATCCTGAACCCAGAACGTCTGGAAAATCTTGA
- a CDS encoding RluA family pseudouridine synthase, whose product MDERTHLIAVDVSLPGERLDVYLRTRFPAVSRGTFKRLIEEAHVQVNGKPSKLTYSPRAGDQITVHFPEARPAELRPVDLKLDILFEDEDLLVLNKPAGLLVHPASGEEEQTLVHALLHHCRGQLSGIGGVERPGIVHRIDKDTSGCLVVAKNDFTHVALSDQFKAREVHKVYHAIACGELPHEKGEIRAALARHPNHRMSMVVDEDDGRDAWTSFRRLEVFPGATLVEVRIHTGRTHQIRVHFQHIGYPLAGDAVYAKRQNARLKERLGREIPRQMLHAYHLEFLHPRQKKLLSLKAPLPEDFLEMVRRLQELRKAIR is encoded by the coding sequence ATGGACGAACGCACTCACCTGATCGCGGTAGACGTATCCCTTCCCGGAGAGCGTTTGGATGTTTACCTGCGAACCCGGTTTCCCGCCGTATCGCGTGGTACATTCAAACGCCTCATCGAGGAGGCTCACGTGCAGGTGAATGGCAAGCCGTCGAAGCTGACTTACTCCCCGCGCGCAGGGGATCAGATCACGGTTCATTTCCCCGAGGCCCGTCCGGCGGAGCTTCGTCCCGTGGACCTGAAGCTGGACATCCTGTTCGAGGATGAAGATTTGCTGGTGCTCAACAAGCCCGCCGGTCTGCTGGTGCATCCTGCATCGGGAGAGGAGGAGCAGACCCTAGTGCACGCCTTGCTGCACCATTGCCGTGGACAGCTCAGCGGCATTGGTGGCGTGGAGCGCCCCGGTATTGTCCATCGGATCGATAAGGATACCAGTGGCTGTCTCGTGGTGGCCAAGAATGACTTCACGCACGTCGCGCTCTCCGATCAGTTCAAGGCTCGGGAGGTGCACAAAGTCTATCATGCCATTGCGTGTGGGGAGCTCCCCCACGAAAAAGGAGAGATTCGAGCCGCGCTGGCGCGGCATCCGAACCATCGCATGAGCATGGTGGTGGATGAGGACGATGGCCGCGATGCCTGGACCTCGTTTCGGCGGTTGGAAGTATTCCCGGGTGCGACGCTGGTGGAGGTCCGGATTCATACAGGGCGGACCCACCAGATTCGCGTTCACTTTCAGCATATCGGATATCCCTTGGCCGGGGATGCCGTTTACGCCAAACGACAGAATGCGCGTTTGAAGGAACGTTTGGGAAGGGAGATTCCGCGCCAGATGCTACATGCCTATCATCTGGAATTTTTGCACCCGCGTCAGAAGAAACTGTTGTCGTTGAAGGCCCCTCTGCCGGAGGATTTTCTCGAGATGGTTCGGCGCTTGCAGGAACTTCGGAAGGCGATACGTTAG
- a CDS encoding RDD family protein, producing the protein MEMTYKMIGGDGQEYGPTTLAELEAWVLDGRLLPATLVWSSETGRWTEAGRLPELTGSFERVLPADKATVNAVEMVPAGAWRRFGAFVADILLIYLLGSLLWPVVAAWWGVEVKPAPEGGKLDDVLEFARQNNPLLFFLQVCRLCFEVVFVGGFGATPGKMMAGIRVVTSDGGRVGYLAAAMRFFGRLFCELPFNLGYLTLLLRTDRRGLHDLLSGTAVVRVHPGQKTRPALGGE; encoded by the coding sequence ATGGAAATGACATACAAAATGATCGGTGGTGATGGCCAAGAGTATGGTCCCACAACGTTGGCGGAGCTCGAAGCCTGGGTGCTCGATGGGCGCCTGCTTCCTGCGACTTTGGTGTGGTCCTCCGAGACGGGACGCTGGACCGAGGCGGGCCGGCTTCCTGAGCTGACCGGCTCCTTTGAGCGGGTTCTTCCCGCCGATAAAGCCACGGTTAATGCGGTCGAAATGGTGCCGGCCGGAGCCTGGCGTCGCTTCGGTGCATTTGTAGCCGACATCCTCCTCATCTACCTCTTAGGCAGTCTTCTGTGGCCGGTTGTGGCCGCCTGGTGGGGAGTGGAAGTCAAGCCTGCTCCCGAGGGGGGGAAGCTCGACGATGTCTTGGAATTTGCGCGTCAAAACAACCCCTTACTGTTCTTCCTCCAGGTTTGTCGGCTGTGCTTCGAGGTGGTCTTTGTGGGTGGGTTCGGGGCGACCCCGGGCAAGATGATGGCCGGTATCCGAGTGGTCACGTCGGACGGCGGGCGGGTTGGCTACCTCGCGGCAGCGATGCGCTTCTTCGGGCGTCTTTTCTGTGAGTTGCCATTCAATCTAGGATACCTCACCTTGCTTCTAAGGACCGACCGTCGAGGGCTTCATGATCTGCTCTCCGGTACGGCAGTCGTTCGAGTTCACCCTGGTCAAAAGACCCGTCCGGCGCTGGGAGGAGAGTGA